The nucleotide window CAAGCTGCCGAACATCTCGGCGTCGATTCCGCAGCTCAAGGCGGCCGTCGCCGAGCTGCAGGAGCAGGGCTACGCGCTCCCGGACTACCCGGACGACCCGAAGACCGACGAGGAGCGCGACATCCGCGCCCGCTACGACAAGGTCAAGGGCAGCGCCGTCAACCCGGTCCTGCGCGAGGGCAACTCCGACCGCCGCGCCCCCGCCTCGGTGAAGAACTACGCCAAGGCGCACCCGCACCGCATGGGCGCCTGGTCGTCCGGTTCGAAGACGAACGTCGTGCACATGGACACCGACGACTTCCGCTCCACCGAGAAGTCCGCGGTGATCGCCGACGCCGGCTCGCTGCGCATCGAGCTGTCCGGCGACGACGGCAGCACCACCGTGCTGCGTGAGTCGGTACCGGTCCTCGCGGGCGAGGTCGTCGACGCGTCCGTGATGCGCGTGGCCGTGCTGCGCGAGTTCCTCACCGCGCAGGTCGCCCGTGCCAAGGCCGAGGGCGTGCTGTTCTCGGTGCACCTGAAGGCCACCATGATGAAGGTCTCCGACCCGATCATCTTCGGCCATGTGGTCCGCGCCTTCTTCCCGAAGACCTTCGCCCGGTACGGCGAGTCGCTCGCCACCGCCGGCCTGACCCCGAACGACGGCCTCGGCGGCATCTACAAGGGCCTGGAGTCGCTGCCCAACGGCGCCGAGATCAAGGCGTCCTTCGACGCCGAGCTCGCCGAGGGCCCGGAGCTGGCCATGGTCGACTCCGACCGCGGCATCAGCAACCTGCACGTGCCCAGCGATGTCATCGTCGACGCCTCCATGCCGGCCATGATCCGCACCTCCGGCCACATGTGGGGCCCGGACGGCGCGGAGGCCGACACCCTCGCGGTCCTCCCCGACAGCAGCTACGCCGGCATCTACCAGGTCGTCATCGACGACTGCCGTGCCAACGGTGCCTACGACCCGTCGACGATGGGCTCGGTGCCGAACGTCGGCCTGATGGCGCAGAAGGCCGAGGAGTACGGCAGCCACGACAAGACCTTCGAGATCCCCACCACGGGTACCGTGCGGGTCCTCGACGAGTCCGGCACCGTCGTGCTGGAGCAGGCCGTGGGCGCCGGCGACATCTTCCGTATGTGCCAGACCAAGGACCTGCCGATCCGTGACTGGGTCAAGCTCGCCGTCACCCGCGCCCGCGCGACCGGCAACCCGGCGGTGTTCTGGCTCGACGAGGAGCGTGCCCACGACGCCCAGCTGATCAAGAAGGTCAAGGCCTACCTCGCCGAGCACGACACGGACGGCCTGCAGATCGAGATCATGGCGCCGGTCCACGCGATCAAGTTCTCCCTCGACCGCATCCGCCGCGGCGAGGACACGATCTCGGTCACCGGCAATGTGCTGCGTGACTACCTGACCGACCTGTTCCCGATCCTGGAGCTGGGCACCAGCGCCAAGATGCTCTCCGTCGTCCCGCTGATGAACGGCGGCGGACTGTTCGAGACCGGCGCCGGTGGCTCCGCGCCCAAGCACGTCCAGCAGCTGGTCAAGGAGAACTACCTGCGCTGGGACAGCCTGGGCGAGTTCCTGGCGCTCGCGGTCAGCTTCGAGCACCTCGCGCAGAAGACGGGCAACGCGCGCGCCCAGGTGCTCGCCGACACCCTCGACCGCGCCACCGGCACCTTCCTCAACGAGAACAAGTCGCCCAGCCGCAAGCTCGGCGGCATCGACAACCGCGGCAGCCACTTCTACCTCGCGCTCTACTGGGCGCAGGAGCTGGCCCAGCAGACCGACGACGCCCAGCTCGCGGAGGCGTTCGCGGCTCTCGCCAAGACGCTGGCCGAGCAGGAGCAGGCCATCGTCGGCGAGCTGGCCGCGGTGCAGGGCTCGCCGGTCGACATCGGCGGCTACTACCAGCCCGCCGTCGCGAAGGCCTCGGCGGTCATGCGCCCGTCGGCCACCCTCAACCAGGCCCTCGCGACCCTCAGCTGACGCACCCTGCGCGCAAGCCCCTTCCGCCCCGTCCGGCACCCGCCGGCCGGGGCGGTGTGCGACGCCCGGACGGGGCGGGCGCAGGGCGGACCGACGCCGCCGTACCGGCCCTCAGCCCACCAGGTCCAGCACCGGCCGCAGACCGTCCGGGCGTCCGTCCGCCGGCAGCGGGTCCACCGGCAGGAAGGCGCAGCCCAGGGCCGTGGCACCGCCGTCCGCCGTACGGTCGTCGCCCACCATCAGGACGGCGGACGGCGCGAGCCCCAACTCCTGGCAGGCGACGGCGAAGAGCCGTGGATCGGGCTTCTGGAGGCCCTGCTCGTAGGACAGCACACAGATGTCGACATAGCGCTCCAGGCCATGGGCGCGCAGCACCGGCCGCAGGTCCCAGCCGATATTGCTCAGGACACCGATCCGGATGCCGCGCCGGTGCAGCTCCGCCAGCACCTCGGCGGCATCGGGGTAGGGCTGCCAGGCGTCCGCGGTCCGGTGGCGGTCATAGAGCAGGTCGTACAACTCCGGTGCGGGGAGCGCCACTTGGCGGGCCAATCCGGTGTACACCGCACGGTGGTGACGGGAGTCGCAGTCGCGGATCTCCCACTGGCCGGCCAGAGCGGCCGGGAGCTCGGCGGGCGGGGCGCCGCCGGGCAGCGCACCGGCCCGCTCCAGCGCGGCCGCCCGGCGGGCGATCTCGTCCTCGGCCATGGCCGTGCCGGACGCGGTCAGCGCCGCGCGCAGCCACCTCTCGGCGGGCTCGATGTGCAGCAGGGTCCCGGAGAAGTCGAAGAGCACACCCTCGATCGTCGTCATGACCGCCATCCTGTCCTCCGGACGGCGCCGGGTCGATCCCGCGCCGCCTCGTACGCGTGATACGCCGCCACCGATCCCGCCACCAGCGCGCCGCCCAGCAGCCAGCCCCCGACGACGTCCGACGGCCAGTGCACCCCCAGGAACACCCGGGTGAAGCCGACGCCGACGACCGAGACCGCGACCACCGCCCCGGCCGCCCACCGCCACCGCGCCGGGGCGTGATGCAGCCGCAGCAGCCACAGCACCAGGGCGCCCGTGACCATCGCGGTCAGGGCATGTCCCGAGGGGAACGCGGCGAAGCTCGCGGAGTCCACCGGGTCCGGCCAGACCGGGCGCGCCCGGCCGACCAGCGCCTTCACCGCCTGCTGCAGGCCGGTTCCCAGCAGCGCGGTGGCCGTCACCCAGACGGCGAGCAGCCGCTCGCCGCGCCGCAGCAGCAGGCAGACCGCCGCCGCCAGCACCGCCCGCATCGTCCACGGGTCCCACACCCAGTCGCTGAGCACCCGGTTGCGGTGGGTCCAGGCGGGCGCGGCGACGGCCGTGCGGTGCAGTCTTTCCGCCAGGGCCGTGTCCAGGGAGAGCAGCGGGCCCCAGCGCAGTACGACCAGGGTGAGCAGCAGGCCGAAAAGGCCGAAGAGGGTGCTGCACAGCAGGGCACCGGCGGCGGCGCGCGGCGGGGCGGAAGCGCGGCGGCGTGCGTCGTCCACGGCGGAGGTCCGGGCAGTGGGATGCGGCGTGGTGGGCATGGGGCGATCCTCGCCCCTACCGGGCGCCGGGGGCGAGCGGGCTACGTCAGTGCGCGCAGTCCGGGAATGAAGGTCACCAGCAGCGGCACCGCCGGCACCAGCGCGGCCACCGCCGTCATCCGCAGCCGCCGGCCGAAGGTGAAACGCGGCGCGGGGGACAGCAGACGGTCCACCCGCTCCGGCACCTGCGCCAGTTGGGCGGGGCAGGGGCCGAACACCCCGCGGTCCTCGTTGAGCTCGACCAGCGCCAGGGCGATCGTCAGCCGGCCGAAGCGGCGCGAGGCCACATCGTCGGCGGCCAGCTCGACCAGCCGGTGCACCTGATCACGGAACGCGGCGAAGACCGGAATCTGCGGGAACCCGACGGCCAGCGCCGCGGCGCAGTGCAGCAGGAGGTCGTGCCGGGCCCGCGCATGGCCCTGCTCGTGAGCGATCAGCGCATCGAGCTGACGGCCCTTCAGACGTCGCAACGCCGAGGTGGTGATGACCAGTTGGGGCGAGGAGTGCTGCAGCCACCAGGCCTCCGGGCGGTCGCCCTCCAGGACGACCAGGCGCTCCCCGGCGGGCTCCTCCCCGGGCAGCAGCGGCGCGCGGCGCAGCAGTTCGGCGCGGCGCTGCCGGCGGCGGGCGCGTGCCGCCCGCACCTCACGGGTCAGGGTGACGGCGGTCCAGGCGCCGCCGCCCGCCAGCAGAACGGCCAGCACGCCCGCCCAGGGCCCGTGGCCCTGGAGCGCGTACGCCTCGACGACCACCCGCGGGGCGAAGCCGAACACCGGGCTGCGGACGGCCTCCCAGGCGGCGGCCGCGCTCAGCGACATCGCGAGCACACAGCACAGCAGGACACCGGCGACCACGCACTGCCACACCCACAGGGCGAGCACCGGCTCACGGTCGGGCCAGTCGGAACGGGCCATCAGCCGCGGCGCCATTGCCGCGGCCAGCACGCCGAGAATCATCAGCGCGAGGGGGACCATCATGGCGTCAGCCTATGAGTGGGCGTCTACTCGTTGGTACGGGCAGGCACCGGAAGTGACGTATGCCACCCGGGCAACGGGCGTGAACCGCGGCCCCGCGCGCGGGCGGCGCACCACCGGGCGGCCGGGCATCGTCGCAGCTCACAGCGCCAGAAGCATCGCCAGCATGCCGATCCCCATCGCGACCCGGCAGGCCCGCAGCACCCCGGGCGGCCCGGCCGCCACCGCCGGCCCGTCCGTCACCGTGGTGCCCGCGGCCGTGCCTGCCGCCGGCACCAGCCGGACCCCGGTGGCGATCACGTACACCGTGAAGTAGACGAGCAACAGCCCGGTCAGCAACGGCACTCCGACCGGTGCGGGATGCACCGTCGGGCCCATCCCGGCCGTATGGCCCATCCGTTCCGGGTGCCCGGGAAGGCCCCACCGTTCCGGGGGCAACACCATCGTGAGCGCCATGTACACCATGGCCCCCGCGCCCACCGCATGATGCAGATGGCGCCGGGCCAGCGCCCACAGGCCGGCCGCCCCGAACACCGCGGTGAACAGCCACGGCGACCACGCCGGGGACGCCACGGCGGACGCCGGACAGGCCATCGCCGCCATCCCCAGAGCCATCAGCCCCTCACCGCGCGCCGCACCCCGCCCCGCCGCCGGGCCGGTACGCGACCGCACCAGGCAATACGCCCCGGCCGCGGCACACAGCAGCACCAGCAGCCAGCCGACCCACGGTGGTCCGTGCACCGAGCACCTCCCCTCGTACCCGTACGCGACGGGGGCAGGATTCCCGTCCGCCGGCCCGCACACGGGAGCGCACGGACGCACGGGGGGAGCGCGGGCGCCGGGCACGGCGGCCCCGGGCCCGGCTGCGCAGGGGCCGCGGAATGTCGTCGCGCGCGGCGTGGGCGGAGCCCCCCGGGCGCGCCCGGCATAGGCTCGGCGCATGGTGCGAAGCGAGGCGGCGGACGTGGACGGCTACCTGGCCGAGGTGCCGGAGGACCGCAGGGAGGTCCTGGTCCGGCTGCGGCGGATGTGCCGGGCGGAGCTGACCGGTTTCGACGAGGTCATGGCGTACGGGATGCCCGCCTACCAGCGGGACGGGGTCACCGAGATCGCCTTCGCGAGCCAGCAGCGGTACCTCGCCCTCTACCTCCTGCGCAGCGACGTCCGCGAGGCGTTCGCGCAGCGGCTGGCCGGGCAGGACACCGGCAAGGGCTGTCTGCGGTTCCGGCAGTCGGCCCGCGTCGACTTCGACCTGGTGAGAGACCTGCTGAGGGCCACGGCGGCCGGCCCGGGCCCGGTCTGCTGACGGCCCCGGGCGGCCCGCTCTAAGGGCGGAAACGCAGCGGATGGTCCGCCGGGACCTGTGTCAGGACGATCCGGTGGCCGTCCGGGTCGGCGATCCACATCTCGATCAGGCCCCAGGGCTCCTGTACGGGCGCCCGCAGCACCTGGACGCCGTGCGCCCGCAGTTCCTCGTGCGCGGCGGCCACGTCCGCCACCTGGAGCCACAACTGGAGGGTGTCCGTGGCCGGATCCGCGGCACGGCCGGAGACCTCGAGGAAGCCACCGCCCAGGAAGTAGACCGTGCCGCGCTCGGGCCCCGTACCGAATTCCCGGTAGATCTCCAGCCCCAGCGCCCCGCCGTAGAACGCCCGCGAGCGCTCGGGGTCCGACGGCCGCACCAGCACCCGGCTGCTCAGTACATGCACCATGCCAGGACCCTACGGCCTGCGGACGGGCGCCGCCGGTGACACCGCCGGAAGACCCTGGCGAAAGGCCCTGACAAGGGACGCATGCCTCTTGTTAGCCTCCATGCAGCCATGCGTCCCGCCCTGAGAGGACTCCGCACACCATGCCCACCAGCGAGCTGACCTTCCGTACCGCCCTCGACACCGACGTCCCCGGGCTCGTCGAGCTCATCGAGTCGGCGTACCGCGGCGACACGAGCCGGGCCGGCTGGACTACGGAGGCGGATCTGCTGGAGGGGCAGCGCACCGACCCGGAGGGCGTGCGGGCCGTGGTGCGCAACGAGGCGGGCCGGCTCCTGATCGCCGAGCGGGACGGGGTGCTGATCGCCTGCTGTCAGCTCGAACACCGCGGGGACCACGCCTACTTCGGGATGTTCGCGGTGCGCCCGGAGCTCCAGGGCGGCGGTCTCGGCAAGGTGATCATCGCGGAGGCCGAGCGGACCGCCCGGGAGACCTGGGGCGCCCGCGAGATGCGGATGACGGTCATCCACCAGCGCGACGAGCTGATCGCCTGGTACGAGCGCCGCGGCTACCGGCGCACCGGACAGCTCACCCCGTTCCCGTACGGCAACGAGCGCTTCGGCATTCCACAGCGCCCCGACCTGGCGTTCGAGCTGCTGGTCAAGCCGCTCGACTAGCGGGCGTGCGGCCGTCCGGGCCCGTCCCGTCCGGCGCTCACAGCCGTCCGGCCTGGATGATCCGCCGCAGGAACTGCCGGGTGCGGTCGTGTTGCGGGTCCCCGAAGACCTCCCCGGGCGTGCCGCGTTCCACCACCACGCCGCCGTCCAGGAAACACACCTGGTCGGCGACCTCGCGCGCGAAGCCCATCTCATGGGTGGCGATGACCATCGTCATCCCCTCCTCCTTCAGCTCGCGGACGACGCCGAGCACCTCGCCGACCAGCTCCGGGTCGAGCGCCGCGGTGATCTCGTCCAGCAGGAGCAGCCGGGGCCGCCCGGCCAGCGCGCGGACGATCGCCACCCGCTGCTGCTGCCCGCCGCTGAGCCGGTCCGGGTACGCGCCGGCCCGCCCGCCGAGGCCGAGCCGCTCCAGCAGCTCGCGGGCCCGCGACTCGGCCTCCGCGCGCGGCACGCCGTGCACCCGGCGGGGCGCCAGCGTGATGTTGTCCAGGACGGTCATGTGCGGGAAGAGGTTGTAGGCCTGGAAGACCACACCGATCCGGCGGCGTACCGCGTCCACGTCCGCCCGCGGATCGGTGATCTCCGCGCCGTCCAGGAAGATCGCGCCGTCGTCGATCTCCTCCAGCAGGTTCGCGCACCGCAGCAGCGTCGACTTGCCCGACCCCGAGGCGCCGATCAGCGCGGTCACGGTGTGCGCGGGGACCGAAAGGTCGACATCGCGCAGCACGACCGTGCCCCGTCCGTAGGTCTTGCGCACGGACTCCAGCCGCAGTACCGGGCCGCCGCCGGGCGCCGGCTGCGCGGCGGCCCCGTCGGCCGGCCGCGGGGTGTCGTCGGTCGTGCTCATACCAGGCCTCCCTGGGCGCGCTTGCGGTCCATGCGGGCCGTGATCCAGTCCGTGCCGCGCGTCATCGGGATGGTCAGCGCGACGAAGACCAGACCGGCCACCACGTACGGCGTGAAGTTGAAGTCCTTGCCGGCGATGATCTGCGCCGCGTAGACCGCGTCCACCGCGCCCGCGAGGGAGACCAGACCGGTGTCCTTCTGGAGCGAGACCAGATCGTTCAGCAGCGGCGGCACCACCCGCCGCACCGCCTGCGGCAGCACCACGAAGCGCAGGGTCTGCCCGCTGCTCAGGCCCAGCGACCGGGCCGCGGCCCGCTGGGAGGGGTGCACCGACTCGATGCCCGCCCGGAAGACCTCGGCCACATACGCCGCATACGTCAGCACCAGCGCGGCCCCGCCGAGCACCACCGGATCGGTGGTCACCCCCTGCAGCCGCAGCGCCGGCACCCCGAAGACCACCATCAGCAGACAGATGATCAGCGGCAGTCCGCGGAAGAAGTCGGTGTACGCGGTGGCCAGGGCGCGCAGCGGGAAGAACACCGGGCCGCGCAGCGTCCGGGCCACCGCCAGCAGCAGACCCAGCACCAGCACCGCCGCCCCGCACACCACCAGCAGCCGCAGATTCAGCAGCAGTCCCTCCAGCACCGCCGGCAGCGCCTTGCGCGCGTACGCGGCGCTGAAGAACGTCTCCCGGGTGCGCGGCCAGCCGGGGGAGCGGGTGATCACCAGGACCAGGACGGCGCCGGTGACCAGGGTGCTCAGCGCGGCGACGCCGATCGCGCGCCGGGCCCGGGCCCGCTGGAAGCGCTCCCGCTCGACCCGCCGCTGCGAGGGCACGTACCCGTCCGCCGCCCCGTCCTGCCCGGTGGAGCTCTTCACCATGCCTGGTGCGTACCTCACTTGAGCACCGGGACGGATACGGCGTCGGTCAGCCACTTCTTCTCCAGCGCGGCGAGGGTGCCGTTCTTGCGCAGCGCGTCCACCGCGGCCGTCACACATCCGGTGAGCCGGCTCTCCTTGTCCAGGACCAGACCGAACCGCTGCTTGGCGGTGCCGGTGGCCGCGAACTGCCCGACGACCTCGGCGTCCGTCACCTCGGCGGAGGTGACGTAGAAGGCCGTCGGCAGATCGGTGAGGATCGCGTCGACCTGACCGTTCTTCAGCGCGGACTTGGCGAGGTCGTTCTTCTGGAAGACGGCCGGGGGCTGCGTCGGCCGGACGGTGTCATGGATGACGTCCAGGCTGGTGCTGCCCACCTGCGCGCCGAGTGTGAGGTGCCGGAGGCCGGCGATGCTCCGGGCGTGCGCGGCCTTGGAGCCCTTCAGCGCGATGACCGCCTGCCGTACGTCGTAGTAGCCGGAGGAGAAGGCGACGGCCCGTTGGCGCGCGGCGCTGATGGACACCTGGTTGATGTCGAAGTCGAACGTCTTCTCGCCCGGCGCGAAGGCGTTGTTGAACGGCACGGTCCGCCAGCGCACCGCGCCCTTGCCGTAGCCCAGTTGCCGGGCGACGGCGTAGGCGACCGCCGATTCGAAGCCCTTGCCGCTCGCCGGATCGTCGTCGTGGAACCACGGCGCATAGGCGGGCTTGTCGGTGCCGACCGTGAGCCTGCCCCGGGCGACGGTGGGCAGCGCGCCCCGGTCACAGCTCTGCGGGCCCTGCCCGGCGGCCCGCGGGCCGCCGGGGGACTCGTCCTGCGGGGCACAGCCGACGGCCGCCGCGAGCAGCACGGTGCTCGTCCAAGCGGCAAGGCGGAGGGGGCGGTTGGCTAGGCGCATGGCGGGAGAGTGGCAGTGCGCGAGGCCGCCTGTCGAGATCACCGGCGGAAAAGTCCGCATGGTGGAAGCTTGTTGCACCGCTGTGAACTGCGGGTTTCTCCGGCGACCGGAGACGGGCGGCGCCGCCTCACGCCGTGAAGCGCACCGCCCGCCGGATCTCCGGCAGATCGGTCACCACTCCGTCCAGCCCCAGCCCGCGCGCGAGGCGGAGCTGATCGTGGGTGTTGACCGTCCAGCCCAGGACCTTCAGATGGGCGGCGTGTGCCCGCTCGACCAGCTCCAGGGTGAGCCGCCGGATGTTCAGGGACAGCATCGTCGCGCCGACGGCCTGTGCGCGGTCGACGACATCGGCGCCGTAACGGCTGGCGACCAGCGCGGTGCGTACGCCGGGCAGCAGGGTGCGGATCGCGGCCAGCGCCTCGTCGTGGAAGGAGATCACGTCGACCCGGCCGGTCAGATCGCGCGCCCGCATCACCTCGGCCAGCGCCTGCGCGGCGGCCACATCCTTGATCTCGGCCTGCAACGGCGCGCTGACCGCCTCGACGACCTCCTCGAAGACGGGGATCCGCTCGCCCTTCCCGGCATCGAGTTCACGCAGCTCGGCGAGGGTGCGTTCGGAGATCGGCCCGGCGCCGTCGGTGGTCCGGTCGACATCCGCGTCGTGCATCACCACCAGTGAGCCGTCCTTGCTCAGATGCAGATCCAGTTCGATGACATCCAGGCCCTCGTGCTCGGCGCGCACGAAGGAACGCAGGGTGTTCTCCGGCTCGACGCCCATCATCCCGCGGTGTCCGATGGTGAGAAAGGACAAGGCTGCCTCGCTTCTGTCGGCTCGGTGGTGCTGTCGGCTCTGGGAATCGACCGTCGACCGTCGGCCACGGCGTACGAAACGGCGCACAGCCTAACGGGACCGGGCGGCGAAAAAAGGAGGGCCGAACGGGACCGCGGTGTGTCCAGTAGGGGTACCCGCCAGATCCGGCCTCAGACCGCTTCACCCTCATGTGGGCGATTCCCCGTCGTGCTGACGACACCCCGGAGCCGGGCGGCGGCGTCGGATCCCCCGGCGTGGGGATCACCGCACCGGACGCGGCCACACGCTGCGAGCTGTTGCCGGGCTCGTGTGGCATATGCCACACGAGCCCGGGGCGGGTGTCCGTGAGGGGCGTCCGGGGCGGTGCGCCCCGGGTCCCCCGGGAGGTGCCCCGGAGCCTCCTCGAGGCTCTGTCACTGCGTTGTGGGCCCCTGGAAGAAGCGCGGGGAGTGCCGGTGCGGCTGGCAGGAAGTGGCGTCTGAGCCGTCGCGCACAGGAAAAATCCGCGTGTGTACGGGGTGTCAACGGGATAATTTTCAGCTAGCCCACTTGAGTGGACGATCCTTGGCTGGTTACCGTGTCCTGACAACACGATCTACCGCCGGAGGGCAGTCATGACGGAAATTCTTTCGCCTGTGGGTGTCCAGGAGGCCACCACGACCGTAGGGAGTGTGGTCGAGCACCCGGCGTGGCCCGTGCTCAAGAGCGCGGTCGAGACCATCCGCCCCTGGCAGTCCAAGGACGGCTCGGTCGACCTGGAGGCGGAGGGCGCGCCGAGCGCCGACGCCGTCCGAACGGAGGTCGACCGCGTGATAGCGGCCCTCGGGGAGCTCGCCCCGCTGCTGCCGCACAACGCCGCCTACCACCAGGCCCTCGTCGGCGACCTGCGCCGCTGGGCCGACGGCGGCTTCGGCGTCCCGGACTTCCTGGACTCGCTGCTCGCCTTCCAGCCCGCCCGGCAGCGCGCCGACGGCCTCCAGCACCTGGTGCTGTTCCCGATGTACACCCAGAACGGCAACCCGGACCGCAACTTCGAGGCCGTCGTCCTGCGCATGGTCTGGCCGGAGTGGCTCGCCGAGCTGGAGCGCACCCGCTACGACAACGCCCTCTTCTGCGGCATCACCTTCGAGGACTTCACGGCCGGCTACGACACCAACTCCGCGGTGCTCTTCCCGGAGACCATCGCCGTGCGCGAGGCCCCCGAGCGCTTCAGCTGGGGCGGCATCTTCTGCGACCGCGAGGCCGCCCGCTTCCGGCGGGTCAGCCAGGCCGCCGTCGAGACCCTGGGCCTGGAACTCCCCGAGGACATCAGCGAGATGCTCGCCGACCAGGAGCGCTGCCAGGAGGCCTTCGTCCTGTGGGACATGGTGCACGACCGCACCCACAGCCACGGTGACCTGCCGTTCGACCCCTTCATGATCAAGCAGCGCCAGCCGTTCTGGATGTACGGCCTGGAGGAGCTGCGCTGTGACCTCACCGCCTTCAAGGAGGCCGTGAAGCTGGAGGCCGAGGGGTATCCGCAGGCCCGCGACGTACAGTTCACGGTGATCTTCGACCGGATGTTCCGCTTCCCGGTCACCGGCGACCGCGTCCGCAACTACGACGGCCTGGGCGGACAGCTGCTCTTCGCCTACCTCCACAAGCACGACGTCGTACGCTGGACGGACAACACACTGCACATCGACTGGGAGCGGGCGCCCAAGGTCACCAACCAGCTGTGCGGCGAGATCGAAAAGCTCTACCGCGACGGCATCGACCGGCCCAAGCTGGTCCACTGGTTCGCCGCGTACGACCTCGTCTCGACCTACCTCGCACCGCACCCGGGGTCGGTCTGGGCCAAGGGACCCGACGCTCTCGACCTGGACCAGCCGCCGCGCAAGCTCGTGGACGACGTGCTCCCCGATGAGTTCCCGCTGAGCATGTTCTACGAGGCGCTCGCCAAGAAGCTGCGGACTGTGATCGCATCCACCAAGGGCATCACGGCCCACAGCGATGAATGGGCGGCGGCGTGACGAACGACCGGAACACCCGGCC belongs to Streptomyces sp. NBC_01454 and includes:
- a CDS encoding DUF6421 family protein; the encoded protein is MTEILSPVGVQEATTTVGSVVEHPAWPVLKSAVETIRPWQSKDGSVDLEAEGAPSADAVRTEVDRVIAALGELAPLLPHNAAYHQALVGDLRRWADGGFGVPDFLDSLLAFQPARQRADGLQHLVLFPMYTQNGNPDRNFEAVVLRMVWPEWLAELERTRYDNALFCGITFEDFTAGYDTNSAVLFPETIAVREAPERFSWGGIFCDREAARFRRVSQAAVETLGLELPEDISEMLADQERCQEAFVLWDMVHDRTHSHGDLPFDPFMIKQRQPFWMYGLEELRCDLTAFKEAVKLEAEGYPQARDVQFTVIFDRMFRFPVTGDRVRNYDGLGGQLLFAYLHKHDVVRWTDNTLHIDWERAPKVTNQLCGEIEKLYRDGIDRPKLVHWFAAYDLVSTYLAPHPGSVWAKGPDALDLDQPPRKLVDDVLPDEFPLSMFYEALAKKLRTVIASTKGITAHSDEWAAA
- a CDS encoding glycerophosphodiester phosphodiesterase, coding for MSFLTIGHRGMMGVEPENTLRSFVRAEHEGLDVIELDLHLSKDGSLVVMHDADVDRTTDGAGPISERTLAELRELDAGKGERIPVFEEVVEAVSAPLQAEIKDVAAAQALAEVMRARDLTGRVDVISFHDEALAAIRTLLPGVRTALVASRYGADVVDRAQAVGATMLSLNIRRLTLELVERAHAAHLKVLGWTVNTHDQLRLARGLGLDGVVTDLPEIRRAVRFTA